One part of the Desulfovibrio sp. TomC genome encodes these proteins:
- a CDS encoding recombinase family protein, with the protein SRSLLPNHPCLSFCRFLLALTRRTLLSAYTELTRWGRSTTDLVQTLQNLQAWNVSLIAQTGLQFDLSTPQGKLIASMMAALAEFERDLLRERVRSGIAAAKAQGKTFGRRPGHRPKADRLAPKVLRLVEEDRSYRDIAKELKLSKNTVMSIVHRHRNAKIDITG; encoded by the coding sequence AATCTCGATCCCTGCTCCCTAATCATCCCTGCCTGAGCTTCTGCCGCTTCCTGCTCGCCCTGACAAGACGCACCTTATTGAGCGCTTACACAGAATTGACTCGCTGGGGGCGCAGCACCACGGACCTAGTCCAGACCCTCCAGAATCTCCAGGCCTGGAACGTTTCCCTGATCGCGCAGACCGGTCTCCAGTTTGACCTGAGCACGCCCCAGGGAAAACTGATCGCGTCCATGATGGCCGCGTTGGCAGAGTTCGAGAGAGATCTGCTTCGGGAACGGGTGCGGTCCGGCATCGCCGCGGCCAAGGCGCAGGGTAAGACCTTTGGGCGCAGGCCTGGTCATCGCCCAAAGGCCGACCGCCTGGCCCCCAAGGTGCTCCGCCTCGTCGAAGAGGACCGGTCATATCGAGACATCGCCAAAGAATTGAAGCTCAGCAAGAATACGGTGATGAGCATCGTTCACCGGCACAGAAACGCCAAGATCGATATAACAGGCTAA